GGTGTCAGTGCCAGTGTCTATCAGTGttttcacaagagattctgcagatgctggaaattgtcaaagtcaaaataaatttatcatcaaattactgtatatgtcaccagctACTACCCTGgatccccatcaatttgcctattgcaccaacaggtcaacagaggatcccatctccacagcacttcactctgccctgacccacctggacagccccaactcttacatcagaatgctgttcattgactttcgTTTGGCATTcagtactgtgatcccctccaagccgatcgccaaacttcgccagcttggtatcagctcatctctctgcaattggaccttggactttctgactaacacaccacaatcagttaagttagacaacctctcctccccctccactctcaccctgaataccggcgcgcctcaaggctgtgtgctgagccctcttctgtactcccttttcatctatgactgcgttcctgtacatggttctaacttcataatcaagttcgcagacaacaccacggtggttggcctgatcagaggggatgacaagacagcctacagggacgaggtccagcacctggccgtgtggtgtgctgacaacaacctgaccgagaagaccaaggagatcattgtggactttaggcatgctaggagtcacactcacgtcacatctacatcaatggagctgtagtggagcgtgtatcaagcttcaaattccatggtgtccacatttccgaggatctcacctggtccctgaactcctccatcctgatcaaaaaggtgcaacagcacctttatttgctgcggagcatcaagaaagctcacctctgtcccaggatactgacggacttttaccgctgtaccattgagagcatactcaccaactgcatctcagtgtggtatggcaattttcccatatcggaccgcaaagcactccagcgtctggtgaaaactgcccagtagattatcagcacccaattgcccaccattgagaacatctaccataaatgctgcctgggcagggtgaaaagcattatcaaggatgcatctcaccctaaccatggactttttactctcctcccatccggtaggtgttACAGGAGCccctgctcccacaccagcaggcacaggaagagcttcttccctgaggctgtgaccctgctgaacctcacatcacagcgctaagcagtatttcacccatattgtgctgtagcacttactttttattcgcagttattttgtaaataacgctattctttgcatttctggttagatgctaactgcatttcattggctttgtatctgtactcagcacaatgacaataaagttgaatctaatctaatactaccctgaaattaattttcttgcacgcatttacaggaaagtaaagaataCCATAGATGTATGAAatctatacataaataaagactggcaaacaatgtgcaaaagagatcaaattgtgcaaatgaaaaagaattgtgtgtgtgtgtgtgtgtatacacaatACGTATATATGTCTATTATGTGTATATATGCATGGTATATATATTTTTgcacacatatactgtatataatacACACATGAACTggagagaccttgaaagtgagtctgtaggttgcggAAATGTTGAACAACACCCACAagttactggaggaacttagcaggtcaggcagaggcttttcctccgtctctgctctctccacagctgcccgGGCAGGTCTGCACGAGCCGTAAGAATACTTTTTACAGTTGAGCCCCGTGGCTGTACAAGTGCAGGTGGCTGTTTGCTCTGAGAGGTAGCTGATGCTCATGCCAGCACTGGTGTGTGGTTGAGCAGGACTGGAGCATTGCCAATGTGAGCAGATCCGCACCTGCTCAGGGGAAAATAGGCCTTCTCAGTGAGCTAGCTTTGAACCTGGTGGAAACATTTCAAACCATGAAGGTGTATATAATGTTTTGTAATATTTTTATAGGACATAAAAAGGGGCCATGAGGCCCTCACAGCACTCTCATTGACCTTGTGCTCAGCACACCAGATCCGGTGGAAAGGTTGATGAGCCAAGGCGCACTCGAAGAGAACTCCATCAGAGCCAGGTTATTGTGATCTGCTGTGCACAATCAGCAGCTTGATGGAGTTTGATTCAGgacatagaacattgcagcacaatacaggctgttttggcccacaatgccttgccaaccttttaacctactctaaaatcaatctaaccccctccatttttctgtcatccattgtACCTAccattgggcacgtggccaagtggttaaggctttggactagcgacctgaaggtcgtgagttcgagccccagccgagggaacgtgttgtgtccttgagcaaggcacttaatcacacgttgttctgcgatgacactggtgccaagctgtatgggtcctaatgcccttcccttggacaacgctggtgttgtggagaggggagacttgcagcatgggcaactgctggtcttccatacaaccttgcccaggcctgcgccctggagagtgaagactttccaggcgcagatccatggtctcgcaagactaatggtaCCTACCTAAGTGTTACTTAATTGCCCCTGATATATCTGCCTGCAGCACCACCCCATGGCAGGGCATTtcttgcacccaccactctctgtgtaaagaacttacctctgacatcccctcatacttccctccaatcactttaCAATTATGCCCCTTGGTATCAGCCATCCCCTCCTCACAGGCTTGGAAAAGTACAGTATATGGCTATGCATGCTACCTAATATTATAATctgaaacacctctatcaagttgcttcgctccaaagagaaaaaccccagCTTGCTCAACTTATCTttatctctctaatccaggcagcgttctggtaaatctcctctgcaccctctctaaagcttccacatcctccctgtaataAAGGAGGAAGTTGATAAAGAGCAAAAACACCTGGGAGCCAGTGGAAAGGAAATGAGGGAGCATGGCCAGGGGGATAATATTGCCAGAGTCCACATGGTGAGCCAGTATTCTGCATGGTCATTGCTCTTCCTAGTGAGAAGGACAATAGGTTATGGGAAGCTTAGAAATTACAGGAGCAGGCTGCTGGGGCACTGAGAACAGATCTTCCAGtaattctttcagttagtcctgacgaagggtctcggcctgaaacattgactgtacctcttcctagagatgctgcctggcctgctgcgttcaccagcaactttgatgtgttttgcttgaaagtccagcatctgcagaattcctcgtgtgaaGGACAGAATGCAGGTAAAGCATACTACCATCTCAAAGAAAACATTACTTCAGCCCAGTTTCATTTTCTTTCCTCCtcttagaccgtaagacataggagcagaattaggcaatttggcctatCATTCCATTATGACTAAGTTGTTATTgctctcagcctcattctcctgccttctccccacaacctgtGATGTCCTTACCAATGAAGAACCCattaacctctactttaaatgtacccattgacaccctccacagctgtctgtggcaatgaattccacacattcactattctctagctaaagaaattcatccttatctctgttctaaagggatgtccttgtattctgagattgTACCAccttgtcccagactcccccactataggaaacatcttctccacatccattctatttcgatctttcaatattttgtaggtttcaatttaatcccccttcattcttttaaattccagtgagtataggcacagagatatcaaatgttcctcataggttaaccctttcattcttaagATAATCTCGTGAACCTCCACCTGATCCTTTTCAATGCTAGCACAAAACTGCttacattactccaagtgtgatctgaccaaagCCTTTAAAGCCTCATCATGTAACAACCTTTTCTTATCTTTTACTTTCTCTCTAGCAtgctccatttctctctccactgtGTCTCTGGCCTGATCCTTGCTTTTCATTGCCTTCTTATCTTTCAGTCTCTGTCCTTGACTCCATCAAACCAACCTCCCTCTGGAAATGGGTCTCATAAGCTCTTTGTACAAAGCCCTAAACAGTCTACTGTACCTAGGCTGAGGGAAAGACCACAAATACTTCTGAGAATTGGTCTCCACGTACTAGTCATTTAATCACCCTACTCCCCATGCCCTATCGTAGCCCCTTCCTTTCATTCTTACCCTCTCCTGCCTCTTGCTCAAAAGCTAACACTTGGGGTTTGTGTTCAGGCCACGGGTTTGTTCTCAGTTTTTCTACGgacttaccaatcacatctggCTTGATGAAAATCCAAGACCCATTCCCGGTGTCCTCTGTGTAGGGAAATGGATGCATTTTCTCCACGTGGCAGAAGTACCAGCCAGACCTGTTCATGCCAATGAATCTTATCAATATGCTGCCTTCGTCTGGCTGAATCTCACACAGCACAGCACCTTTCGACTCGAAGGGCAGCATGCTCGTGTTAAAAGAGCCAGAGCAGACTTCATTTCTTTTCCCCGGCTTATCTTTGAAAATGGTGACCCGGAATGTCTCGCCTCTCTTGTCTCCAGTGATGTTGTACTTGCACTGCAGAGTGACGTTGTGTTTTTCAACGATGACTTCTCTGGGCTGAGAAACTTTCATCGCTAGTGCTAGTGCAGAGGATGAGGTTGTTggagaaaggaaaacaaaagcaCAACTTAACATTAATTAAAAGTGGTCACTAAACACTGAGGGTGATATTACACAACAGCTCAAGGAGTGTAGTTCAAAATCAGTTGTCAGTGAGAAACCAGTGTATgtggtttcaaactcctgggtgtGCACATCCCACACAACCTCTCATCCAaaacacaatcaagaaagctcaccaaagcctctattTAATGAGGAAGCTGGAGAGCAGGACTTCACACATCGATACTCACATCGctggtggtgacgagagggtgtacaggagtgaaatatgccatAATCTTATCTCatatttggaacaataaaaatcctagattgagtaaacccttattgcagaaattaaaaaagaatGGTGGTATGGCATTGCCTAACTTTAGAATGTACTATcaggcaattaatattcgatatattactttttggattcactattcagatatacatgaatgtccttcatggttggatttggaggagAAGATtatggcatatctcactcctgtacgccctctcgtcaccacctgtgaTGTGAATCCTGGTCTAATTAATGTTACCCTCATCAACCAGCACTGTCTAAATCAGTTGCTTTGGCACAATCCAACTGGACCAACCCAAGTCAAAAGCAAACTGCTTGCCATAGTCTACCTTCTCATGGGCCTTGCTTTTCCATTTCCTTTTCTGCTTCCTTcatgttttaaatgtttttaatatGAAATGTTAGCTGCATCTCTCTCCAAAAATGCTAGGTATTTAACAGCAAATTTTGCTTCTCATTTCAGATTAAAGATGTAGCAAGTTTTAAAACAAGGTGCAGAGAGGAGGGGCAAGAAGAGGAGAGCGTGACAGAGGACTGCAGGGAGGTGAAGGAATGGTTGAAGGTGTAACCTACAGTGAGGTTGGTACTGGGCCATTAAAGGAGACAAGTGATGGGCCCAG
This genomic stretch from Mobula hypostoma chromosome 6, sMobHyp1.1, whole genome shotgun sequence harbors:
- the LOC134347627 gene encoding T-cell-specific surface glycoprotein CD28 homolog isoform X1, which produces MKDLYQLAISLICLLTGLKAPALAMKVSQPREVIVEKHNVTLQCKYNITGDKRGETFRVTIFKDKPGKRNEVCSGSFNTSMLPFESKGAVLCEIQPDEGSILIRFIGMNRSGWYFCHVEKMHPFPYTEDTGNGSWIFIKPDVIDRNPRRCPQVTHATLIVLGLVGILLLYSIIITYLHWPLGATACILGMKEAVDMKCELIHNFDEPATATWNGQRWETGPRQDNEKRPRGTEQ
- the LOC134347627 gene encoding T-cell-specific surface glycoprotein CD28 homolog isoform X2 yields the protein MKDLYQLAISLICLLTGLKAPALAMKVSQPREVIVEKHNVTLQCKYNITGDKRGETFRVTIFKDKPGKRNEVCSGSFNTSMLPFESKGAVLCEIQPDEGSILIRFIGMNRSGWYFCHVEKMHPFPYTEDTGNGSWIFIKPDVIDRNPRRCPQVTHATLIVLGLVGILLLYSIIITYLHWPLGATACILGMKEAVDMKCELIHNFDEPATATWNGQRWETGPRQGK
- the LOC134347627 gene encoding T-cell-specific surface glycoprotein CD28 homolog isoform X3; the protein is MKDLYQLAISLICLLTGLKAPALAMKVSQPREVIVEKHNVTLQCKYNITGDKRGETFRVTIFKDKPGKRNEVCSGSFNTSMLPFESKGAVLCEIQPDEGSILIRFIGMNRSGWYFCHVEKMHPFPYTEDTGNGSWIFIKPDVIDRNPRRCPQVTHATLIVLGLVGILLLYSIIITYLHWIMKKDQEEQNSEYVNMEPPSHASGRKRKLQSIAHKPNAM